Proteins co-encoded in one Nitratireductor kimnyeongensis genomic window:
- a CDS encoding ABC transporter ATP-binding protein — protein MQLLLRNITHHYGGRTVLDDISLTVDDGEIVCIVGPSGCGKSTLLRIAGGLEKPDQGQALLSGPAPEGSLNPLTYIFQDFALLPWRSVEGNVSLVLEDHGIAAAERKAIIADVLARTNLSDFAKALPRQLSGGMKQRVAIARALAVKPAIMLMDEPLSALDSQTRELLMDDLVALWTRERFSACYVTHNLNEAVRLGSRIIVLSRRPGRIRDVVEIDMPLAERADRLPELETLQRRVWDIMREEAREADREISDVA, from the coding sequence ATGCAGCTTCTTCTCAGAAACATTACCCATCACTATGGCGGTAGGACCGTCCTCGACGACATTTCGCTCACCGTGGATGATGGAGAAATCGTCTGCATCGTCGGCCCCTCGGGTTGCGGCAAGTCCACGCTTCTGCGCATCGCCGGTGGGCTGGAAAAGCCGGATCAAGGACAAGCGCTTCTGTCCGGCCCGGCACCGGAAGGCTCGCTCAATCCGCTGACCTACATTTTTCAGGATTTCGCCCTTCTTCCCTGGCGCAGCGTGGAAGGCAATGTCAGTCTTGTGCTGGAAGATCACGGCATCGCCGCTGCCGAGCGCAAGGCCATCATAGCCGATGTGCTTGCCCGCACCAATCTGTCCGATTTCGCAAAGGCGCTGCCGCGCCAGCTTTCCGGAGGCATGAAGCAGCGCGTGGCCATTGCCCGCGCGCTCGCCGTCAAGCCGGCCATCATGCTGATGGACGAGCCGCTTTCGGCGCTGGACAGCCAGACCCGCGAACTCCTGATGGACGATCTCGTGGCGTTATGGACCCGCGAACGGTTTTCCGCCTGCTACGTCACGCACAACCTCAACGAGGCCGTGCGCCTCGGCAGTCGCATCATTGTGCTGTCCCGCCGCCCCGGCCGCATCCGCGACGTGGTCGAGATCGACATGCCGCTCGCAGAACGTGCCGACCGACTGCCAGAGCTCGAAACCCTTCAGCGCCGCGTCTGGGACATCATGCGCGAGGAAGCACGCGAAGCCGATCGGGAGATTTCCGATGTCGCATGA